AAAGTTCTTGAGTCCCAACTGCTGCGCCTGATACACGGCCATGGCTGTGGCGGGAGCTGTGGTTTCAAAGCCAACTGCGAAGAACACCACTTCCTGATCGGGGCAATTGCGGGCGATGTCCACGGCATCCAGGGGGGAATAGACGATTCTCACATCTCCACCCGCTGCTTTTACCGCCAGCAAATCCATAGCAACGGTGGGGACGGTGTCGTTCCAGGCGGGGATGGAACCGGGAACTCGTAACATATCCCCAAAGGAGCAGAAAATCACCTGAGGTTGACGGGCGATCGCGAGGGCGGCATCAATGATCTTGGCAGGAGTGACACACACCGGGCACCCTGGCCCATGAATCAACCGGATAGTGTCTGGTAGTAGCTGATCCAGACCGAATTTGACAATGGTATGGGTTTGACCGCCACAAACCTCCATGATCGCCCAAGGGCGAGTGGTGAGGTGGGCGATCGCTGCCACATACTGCCGTGCTAAATCCGCATCCCGGAATTCTGCTAAAAATTTCATCGGTTTCTCATCGGCGATGGGCTAGATGGGGGTGATAGGTTTGGATGGCTTTCATATATTGCACCCGCTCAAACTCACTCGGGGTAGGACAAGATGCCTGACTCATCGTCCCTTGAAGCGCCCGTACTGAGGGATATTCATATTCCTCTAGCCATTGTTCTAGATCCTGTTCGAGGGTGCGTAAATGCTCAATGCCATGGCGTAACAGGGTACTGACCAGCAGGGTCACCTGAGCGCCAGCCATCAGCATTCGCACCACATCTTCCCCTTTATGGATGCCACCACTGGCTGCCAGATCAAGCGCCACCCGACCATAGAGCAGGGCAATCCAGCGCATGGGCAGACGCATCTCCTGAGCCGTACTCAGCAGCACATGGGGGACAACTTCTAAGGTCTCAATGTCAATATCAGGTTGATAGAAGCGATTAAACAACACCAGGGCATCGGCCCCCCGCAATTGGCATTGATGCGCCAGGTTCGCCAGGTTGGTAAAGTAAGGGCTGAGTTTGACGGCAACGGGAATGGCGATCGCCGATTTCACCGCCGTGAGAATCTCCAAATACTGGGCTTCCAGATCAGTCCCGCTCAGATTCACATCCGTGGGAATTGCATAGATATTCAGTTCCAGGGCATCGGCCCCTGCCTGCTCAATTTGTCGTCCATAGGAAGTCCAGCCCCCGATACTAGACCCATTTAAGCTAGCGATGATCGGGATCTGCGTCATCTCCTTGGCGCGGCGGATATGCTCCAGATAGAGATCGGGGCCAACATGGAAAATATCCGGTTCAGGGAAATAGGTCAGGGCTTCGGCAAAGCTTTCGGTGCCATAAAGGGAATGGTGGTGAAACTCCGCCATCTCCTGCTCAATTTGCTCCTCAAACAGGGAGTGCAACACCACTGCCGCCGCTCCCGCATCTTCCATCCGCTTGATATTGTCCAAGTCTTCCGAGAGGGGAGCCGCCGCGCCGACCACCAGGGGCGATCGCAACTCCAGGCCGAGGTAAGTTGTGGTTAAGTTCATGGGGTTTCCTGCTGGGGATGGGGATGATTGGCTTCAACGGACCGGGTGGCCAGAGCCTGATACAGTTGCCAACGGGTATCAACATCCGATTGAGCCAGTTTGCCCAACCGCTTAGCTGCTGCGGGGTTGCTGCGAGTTAGCATCTTGAACCGATTTTCTGTGTACATCGCTTGCTCAACCGGGAGCTTGGGCGATCGCGAGTCAACGATGAGCGGGTTCTCCCCCCGCTCCGTCCGACGGGGATCGTAGCGATAGAGTAGCCAACGTCCTGACTCCACCATCGACTTCTGGTGCTGCATTCCGGTTTTCATATCAATACCGTGGGCAATGCAGTGGGAATAGGCAATAATCAGCGAAGGGCCATCGTAGGATTCTGCTTCTAGAAAAGCCCGCAGGGTATGTTCATCCCGCGCCCCCATGGCCACACTGGCGACATAGGCATTGCCGTAGGTCATCGCCATCAAGCCTAGGTCTTTCTTGGGTCCTGGCTTTCCCCCGGAGGCAAACTTAGCCACCGCCCCTCTGGGGGTTGCCTTTGACATTTGCCCCCCCGTATTGGAGTAAACCTCCGTATCCAACACCAGAATATTGACATTGCGGCCACTGGCTAGGACATGATCCAAGCCGCCATAACCAATGTCATAGGCCCAGCCATCCCCACCAATCATCCAGACACTCTTTTTCACCAGATAATCGACCACTCCCAAAAGTGCTTGGATCTTTTGGCGGAGAGCGTCATCGGGAGTTTGAGCTAGCCAGCTGTCCAGGTACTGCTTCAGCAGCGACACCCGTTGCCGTTGCTCAACAATATCAGCTTCATCGGTTTGGGTGGCCGTCAAGATCGCAGTTGTCAGGTCAACCGGAATCGGGGCAGATGCGATGTCGTCCTGCGTCAGCTTTTGCAGCAACTCTTGGGCATACTCGGTTTGCTTATCGATCGCCACCCGAAAGCCCAGACCAAACTCAGCATTATCTTCAAACAGGGAATTCGACCAGGCTGGCCCCAGCCCTGCCGCGTTGTGCGTCCAGGGAGTCGTCGGCAGATTACCCCCGTAGATAGAAGAGCAACCCGTGGCATTGGCCACCAACATGCGATCGCCAAACAGTTGGGTCGCCAGTTTAATGTAAGGGGTTTCGCCACAACCGGCACAGGCCCCCGAAAACTCAAACAACGGTTCCTGCATCTGTTGATGGGCAATCTTGTGCAAATTTAAGCCAGCCCGATCGGGGTTGGGCAGGTTCAAGAAGAAGTCCCAATTGGCCGCTTCTGGGGCTCTCAAGGAGGGGAGGGGAGCCATATTGATCGCTTTTTTACGGGGTTCGGCCTTATTTTTTGCAGGGCAGATATCCACACAAATGCCACAGCCCGTGCAGTCTGCTGCCGAGACTTGCAGGGTGAATTGCAAATCCGCCCAATCGTGATCCCGAGCTGGAGCCGCCTTGAAGGTTTCCGGAGCTTGATCCAATGCCCCAGGGGTCACCACCTTCCCTCGAATCACCGCGTGGGGACAGACCATGACGCATTTGCCACATTGCACACAGACATCAGGATCCCAGACGGGAATCTCCTGGGCAATATACCGTTTTTCCCATTGGGAGGTACCCG
This genomic stretch from Neosynechococcus sphagnicola sy1 harbors:
- a CDS encoding dihydroorotate dehydrogenase-like protein yields the protein MNLTTTYLGLELRSPLVVGAAAPLSEDLDNIKRMEDAGAAAVVLHSLFEEQIEQEMAEFHHHSLYGTESFAEALTYFPEPDIFHVGPDLYLEHIRRAKEMTQIPIIASLNGSSIGGWTSYGRQIEQAGADALELNIYAIPTDVNLSGTDLEAQYLEILTAVKSAIAIPVAVKLSPYFTNLANLAHQCQLRGADALVLFNRFYQPDIDIETLEVVPHVLLSTAQEMRLPMRWIALLYGRVALDLAASGGIHKGEDVVRMLMAGAQVTLLVSTLLRHGIEHLRTLEQDLEQWLEEYEYPSVRALQGTMSQASCPTPSEFERVQYMKAIQTYHPHLAHRR